A section of the Oryza sativa Japonica Group chromosome 1, ASM3414082v1 genome encodes:
- the LOC4326267 gene encoding rab escort protein 1: MADAPATGGGFPAQDYPTIDPTSFDVVLCGTGLPESVLAAACAAAGKTVLHVDPNPFYGSLFSSLPLPSLPSFLSPSPSDDPAPSPSPSSAAAVDLRRRSPYSEVETSGAVPEPSRRFTADLVGPRLLYCADEAVDLLLRSGGSHHVEFKSVEGGTLLYWDGDLYPVPDSRQAIFKDTTLQLREKNLLFRFFKLVQAHIAASAAGAAAAGEGEASGRLPDEDLDLPFVEFLKRQNLSPKMRAVVLYAIAMADYDQDGVESCERLLTTREGVKTIALYSSSIGRFANAEGAFIYPMYGHGELPQAFCRCAAVKGALYVLRMPATALLVDEEKKRYVGIRLASGQDILCQQLILDPSYEIPSLDMPSDAPVSNLPRKVARGICIISSSVRQDTSNVLVVFPPKSLEEEQITAVRVLQLSSNLAVCPPGMFMAYLSTPCTDAFTGKKCISKAIDALFSTKVSNDLEDHLEKNSEENKESVKPTLLWSCVYVQEIIQGTSGTALSCPIPDENMDYRSILESTKMLFTDICPNEEFLPRNSAPKYASDNDSDSAE, translated from the exons ATGGCGGACGCgcccgccaccggcggcggattCCCCGCGCAGGACTACCCCACCATCGACCCCACCTCGTTCGACGTGGTCCTCTGCGGCACCGGCCTCCCGGAgtccgtcctcgccgccgcctgcgccgccgccgggaagaCGGTCCTCCACGTCGACCCCAACCCTTTCTAcggctccctcttctcctccctccctctcccttccctcccctccttcctctccccctccccctccgacgaccccgccccctccccttccccctcctccgccgccgccgtcgatctccgccgccgcagcccgtaCTCGGAGGTGGAGACCTCGGGGGCGGTGCCCGAGCCGTCCAGGCGCTTCACCGCCGACCTGGTGGGCCCCAGGCTGCTCTACTGCGCCGACGAGGCCGTCGACCTCCTCCTCAGGTCAGGGGGAAGCCACCATGTGGAGTTCAAGAGCGTGGAGGGGGGAACCCTCCTCTACTGGGACGGCGATCTCTACCCGGTGCCGGACTCGAGGCAGGCCATCTTCAAGGACACCACCCTCCAGCTCAGGGAGAAGAACCTACTCTTCAGGTTCTTCAAGCTTGTGCAGGCCCACATTGCCGcgtcggctgccggcgccgccgcggcgggggaaGGCGAGGCCTCCGGTAGGCTGCCCGATGAGGACCTGGACCTCCCCTTCGTCGAATTCCTCAAGAGGCAGAATCTTTCGCCCAAGATGAGAGC GGTTGTCTTGTATGCAATTGCCATGGCGGATTATGATCAGGATGGTGTGGAGTCTTGTGAGAGGTTGTTAACAACGAGAGAGGGAGTCAAGACAATTGCTCTTTACTCCTCATCTATTGGGAG GTTTGCTAATGCAGAGGGGGCTTTCATTTATCCTATGTATGGGCATGGTGAGCTGCCTCAAGCTTTCTGCCGCTGTGCTGCTGTTAAAGGTGCCCTATAT GTATTGCGAATGCCAGCCACAGCACTTCTTGTTGATGAG GAAAAAAAGCGTTATGTAGGTATCAGATTGGCATCTGGTCAGGATATTTTGTGCCAACAGTTGATACTCGATCCATCATATGAAATTCCTTCCTTGGATATGCCAAGTGATGCACCAGTATCAAATTTGCCAAGAAAAGTTGCTAGGGGAATATGCATAATCAGCAGCTCTGTGAGACAAGATACATCAAATGTTCTGGTTGTTTTCCCCCCAAAGT CACTAGAAGAGGAGCAAATTACTGCTGTTCGGGTGCTTCAGTTGAGCAGCAATTTAGCAGTATGCCCTCCTGGAat GTTCATGGCATATCTCTCTACTCCCTGTACTGATGCCTTCACTGGAAAGAAATGCATCAGCAAAGCAATAGATGCTCTTTTCTCAACTAAGGTTTCTAATGATTTGGAAGATCATTTGGAGAAAAACAGTGAAGAAAATAAGGAGAGTGTGAAGCCAACCCTACTCTGGAGCTGTGTGTATGTACAAGAGATTATACAG GGAACATCTGGTACTGCATTGTCATGCCCCATACCTGATGAAAATATGGACTACAGGAGTATACTTGAATCAACAAAAATG CTGTTCACTGATATTTGTCCTAATGAAGAGTTCCTGCCTAGAAATTCAGCTCCCAAATATGCTTCTGATAATGACTCTGATTCTGCAGAGTAA